In Niallia sp. FSL W8-0635, one genomic interval encodes:
- a CDS encoding MIP/aquaporin family protein, with protein MSAFMGEVIGTMILIVFGGGVVAGGNLKKAFSNGGGWIVVTLAWGLAVTMGVFAVGSISGAHLNPAVTIALAITGDFAWNQVGPYILAQMFGAFLGACIVYLHYLPHWGATKDPGAKLAVFSTGPAIPHTFSNLLSELIGTFMLVLGLLFIGANSFTEGLNPIAVGLLIVVIGMSLGGTTGYAINPARDLGPRIAHFVLPIAGKGTSNFRYAWIPVVGPILGGSLAAIVYTYLFKGVILSSFWVVLAINAIVLLLAFFMTKEESKSMNQKAA; from the coding sequence ATGTCTGCTTTTATGGGAGAAGTTATTGGAACAATGATTCTAATTGTATTTGGCGGCGGGGTCGTAGCAGGTGGGAATTTAAAGAAGGCGTTCTCAAATGGCGGTGGTTGGATTGTTGTTACTTTAGCATGGGGATTAGCTGTGACAATGGGTGTGTTTGCTGTTGGAAGTATCAGTGGTGCTCACCTAAATCCAGCCGTTACGATTGCCCTTGCAATAACAGGCGATTTTGCATGGAATCAAGTAGGACCCTATATTTTAGCGCAAATGTTTGGTGCTTTTTTAGGGGCATGTATTGTTTATCTGCACTATCTTCCGCATTGGGGTGCAACAAAGGATCCAGGAGCAAAATTAGCAGTGTTTTCAACTGGTCCTGCGATACCACACACTTTTTCCAATTTATTAAGTGAATTAATTGGAACTTTTATGTTAGTTCTAGGATTGTTATTTATCGGCGCAAATAGTTTTACTGAAGGTCTTAACCCGATTGCTGTAGGTTTATTAATTGTAGTAATTGGTATGTCTTTAGGTGGCACAACAGGATATGCAATCAACCCAGCACGAGACCTTGGACCAAGAATTGCCCATTTTGTGTTGCCGATTGCAGGAAAAGGGACATCGAATTTTAGATATGCGTGGATACCAGTTGTTGGTCCAATTCTAGGTGGTTCACTAGCTGCAATTGTATATACATATCTTTTTAAAGGCGTTATCCTATCTAGTTTCTGGGTAGTATTAGCGATAAACGCAATAGTATTATTGCTTGCATTTTTTATGACAAAAGAGGAAAGTAAGAGTATGAATCAAAAGGCAGCGTAA
- a CDS encoding glycerol-3-phosphate responsive antiterminator → MNQHIIPASSNMKEFEAFLKSDYEIGVFLEVHISQLKHISLLAKKANKKMIYHVDLIQGLKSDDFGTEFICQEFKPYGVISTKSSVILKAKQKNVVAIQRVFLLDSHAIAKSLKLVQRTNPDYIEVLPGMMPWMITEIKKRINVPILAGGLIRTKEDVRKAIEAGATSITTSKKELWEEIKSKGNK, encoded by the coding sequence ATGAATCAGCATATTATACCTGCATCATCAAATATGAAGGAATTTGAAGCTTTCTTAAAAAGTGATTATGAAATTGGTGTATTTTTGGAGGTGCACATTTCACAATTAAAGCATATTAGCCTTCTTGCTAAAAAAGCAAATAAGAAAATGATTTATCATGTAGATTTAATTCAAGGTTTGAAAAGTGATGATTTCGGGACAGAATTTATATGTCAGGAATTTAAGCCTTATGGGGTTATTTCTACAAAATCATCGGTAATTTTAAAAGCAAAGCAGAAAAATGTGGTTGCTATTCAAAGGGTATTCCTGCTCGATAGTCATGCAATAGCGAAAAGTCTTAAACTCGTCCAAAGAACGAATCCGGATTATATTGAAGTTCTGCCTGGGATGATGCCTTGGATGATAACGGAAATTAAAAAACGTATAAATGTACCAATACTTGCTGGGGGATTGATTCGAACAAAGGAAGATGTTAGAAAAGCAATCGAAGCTGGTGCGACAAGTATTACTACTTCAAAAAAAGAGTTATGGGAAGAGATAAAGTCAAAGGGGAATAAATAA
- a CDS encoding phosphatase PAP2 family protein: MERKITLKYIMMMIAIILVFSSIFYVIAKLVSSSDILSFDNTIIDFIQSYISEDLTIWVERVTFLGSVSFITTAILIITILLLWRKKYALAIFFITANGLGALLNKLLKWFFKRERPDILPVIIEKGYSFPSGHSMGSLIFFGSCAYLCIHIVKSTGSKIIAYIIACLFIVLIGVSRIYLGVHYPTDVVGGYSIGIAYSAICILAFRLYEFRTKR, from the coding sequence ATGGAAAGAAAAATAACTTTAAAATATATAATGATGATGATTGCTATTATCCTTGTTTTTAGTAGCATTTTTTATGTGATCGCAAAGCTAGTTAGTAGTTCGGATATCCTATCATTTGACAATACAATTATCGATTTTATTCAGTCATATATTTCAGAGGATTTAACAATATGGGTAGAACGAGTGACTTTTTTAGGGTCCGTATCTTTTATAACAACTGCGATATTAATAATTACGATTCTTTTGTTATGGAGGAAAAAATATGCTTTAGCAATCTTTTTTATTACCGCAAATGGTTTAGGTGCACTCTTAAATAAACTGCTTAAATGGTTTTTTAAAAGAGAGCGTCCAGATATTTTGCCTGTTATAATAGAGAAAGGCTATAGTTTCCCAAGTGGACACTCGATGGGCTCCCTTATATTTTTTGGCTCATGTGCCTATCTATGTATACATATAGTGAAATCGACTGGGAGCAAAATTATAGCATATATTATTGCTTGTCTTTTTATCGTTCTCATTGGTGTTAGTAGAATATATTTAGGCGTCCATTATCCGACGGATGTAGTAGGCGGATATTCGATAGGGATTGCTTATTCAGCAATTTGTATTTTAGCTTTTCGTTTATATGAATTTAGAACAAAGCGATAA
- the ku gene encoding non-homologous end joining protein Ku encodes MHTMWKGNISFGLVSIPIKLHSAIEDKDIKLRTLHKACHAPIKYEKKCSACEKEVGPEEIVKAYEYAKGKYVVLDEEDLEKLRKENEDKSVEIIDFVKMEEIDPIYFEKCYYMSSGEGGNKAYALLRQALLETGKVGIAKIIIRSKEQLAIIRVYENTLVMETIHFPDEVRKVEDVPNVPAVNQIEKKELETAILLIDQLTTEFTPDKYTDEYRTALLELIEAKKAGEEVVTGTDKQQKSNVMDLMAALQASIDNTKPQKIEEKKKKTTRKKVAKEA; translated from the coding sequence ATGCATACAATGTGGAAAGGAAATATAAGCTTTGGACTAGTGAGTATACCGATTAAATTACATTCTGCAATTGAGGATAAAGATATTAAGTTAAGAACGCTTCATAAAGCGTGTCATGCGCCAATTAAATATGAAAAGAAATGCTCTGCTTGTGAAAAAGAAGTTGGGCCAGAAGAAATTGTGAAGGCATATGAATATGCAAAAGGAAAATATGTAGTGCTTGATGAAGAAGATTTGGAAAAACTTCGCAAAGAAAATGAGGATAAATCAGTAGAGATTATTGATTTTGTGAAAATGGAAGAAATTGATCCCATTTATTTTGAAAAGTGTTATTATATGTCTTCAGGTGAGGGTGGGAATAAGGCATACGCATTATTAAGACAAGCTTTACTTGAAACAGGTAAAGTTGGTATAGCAAAAATCATTATTCGTTCGAAGGAGCAGTTAGCGATTATTCGCGTTTATGAAAATACACTCGTGATGGAGACTATTCACTTTCCAGATGAAGTGCGCAAGGTGGAAGATGTTCCAAATGTACCGGCCGTTAATCAAATAGAGAAAAAAGAATTAGAAACAGCCATTTTATTAATCGATCAATTAACAACAGAATTTACACCAGATAAATACACGGATGAATATAGAACAGCTCTTCTTGAATTAATTGAAGCGAAAAAAGCCGGTGAAGAAGTAGTTACAGGTACAGATAAGCAACAAAAATCGAATGTCATGGATTTAATGGCTGCACTCCAAGCTTCGATTGATAATACAAAGCCCCAAAAAATCGAAGAAAAGAAGAAGAAGACAACAAGAAAGAAAGTGGCTAAAGAAGCTTGA
- the ligD gene encoding DNA ligase D — MYTASFFISNYHKKTESFGVSVRLNKEIIAVGSFKKGLKEEEKTALLDIIKEHYKDQDEDFYHMDPGICVELHFASFKNQKLINPVFSKFLFNQNWQECTLEHLLASDSTTVTHPDKPLFPDLNITKLDYIFYLKEVSPYFLPFLKNRLLTTIRFPHGMFGESFYQKQCPDYAPTFIETYRKEDIEYIVCNNIETLLWLGNQLAFEFHIPFETIYSNSMPSEIVFDLDPPSSNHFHMAIEAAKVLQKILDRLQLLSFLKISGNKGIQVYLPLPEKTFSYEEVRLFTEFIAHYMIEEKPELFTIERLKKNRKNRLYIDYIQHSEGKTIISPYSIRGNKGGYVACPIEWKELTNNLHPSQFSMTVVLQRLEKGINPFSTYFEAKEKQPFRQVLDVLTKTQK; from the coding sequence ATGTATACAGCTTCATTTTTTATAAGTAATTATCATAAAAAAACAGAGAGCTTTGGCGTTAGCGTCCGATTAAATAAGGAAATCATAGCTGTTGGCTCCTTTAAAAAAGGGTTAAAAGAAGAGGAAAAAACCGCCCTGTTAGATATCATAAAAGAACATTACAAGGATCAAGACGAAGACTTTTACCATATGGATCCAGGAATTTGTGTTGAACTACATTTTGCCTCATTTAAAAACCAAAAATTAATCAATCCTGTTTTCTCTAAATTTTTATTTAATCAAAATTGGCAAGAATGTACATTAGAACATTTACTTGCATCAGATAGTACTACAGTCACGCATCCTGACAAACCCCTTTTTCCCGATTTGAATATAACGAAACTTGATTATATTTTTTATTTAAAGGAGGTAAGTCCTTATTTCCTACCATTTTTAAAAAATAGGTTATTGACAACCATTCGCTTTCCCCATGGTATGTTTGGGGAATCATTTTATCAAAAACAATGCCCAGATTATGCTCCTACCTTTATTGAAACATATAGAAAGGAGGACATTGAATATATTGTTTGCAATAATATAGAAACTCTTTTATGGTTGGGAAATCAATTAGCATTTGAATTCCATATCCCATTTGAAACAATCTATTCAAATAGCATGCCTTCAGAAATTGTGTTTGACCTTGACCCACCTTCAAGTAACCATTTTCATATGGCAATTGAAGCAGCAAAAGTTCTGCAAAAAATTCTTGATCGATTACAACTACTGTCCTTTTTAAAAATTTCCGGTAATAAAGGCATTCAGGTCTATTTGCCACTTCCTGAAAAAACATTCTCTTACGAGGAAGTGCGGCTTTTCACAGAATTTATTGCGCATTATATGATAGAAGAGAAACCAGAACTCTTCACAATTGAACGATTAAAAAAGAATCGAAAAAACAGATTATACATTGACTATATCCAGCATAGTGAAGGAAAAACGATTATTTCCCCTTATTCTATTCGCGGAAACAAAGGAGGATATGTTGCATGTCCAATCGAATGGAAGGAACTAACAAATAATTTACACCCTAGTCAATTTTCTATGACAGTTGTCCTTCAAAGATTGGAAAAAGGGATAAATCCTTTTTCTACTTATTTTGAAGCAAAAGAAAAACAGCCATTTCGTCAAGTTCTCGATGTATTAACTAAAACGCAAAAATAA
- a CDS encoding ATP-dependent DNA ligase → MKPIKPFEPILTDVIPKGDQWIAQVKWDGTRIITYYDGDKTLLFNRKKNERTQQYPELLQTSSYIRLKNCILDGEVIAFQDGKPSFYEVMKRDRVRNVARVNRLQEEVPITYMIFDILYADDQWLLDKPLHERQCILQESIIENEVIRLVESFSDTDGLFKVCEEHHLEGIVCKDLESTYVLDGKDARWRKRKKEQDLIAVVGGVTLKNKTVHSLHLGLFDKVGNLIYIGSAGSGKLTAKDWRAITKAIEEIVIKDNPFFHSIDVKDGVWLRPALTVKISFLEWTDGRTLRHPVIESFVTVPIEECKLE, encoded by the coding sequence ATGAAGCCAATAAAGCCATTTGAACCAATTTTAACAGATGTCATTCCAAAAGGTGATCAGTGGATTGCCCAGGTGAAATGGGATGGTACAAGGATAATCACCTATTACGACGGAGATAAAACACTATTATTTAACAGAAAGAAAAACGAAAGAACGCAACAATATCCAGAGCTCCTTCAAACAAGCTCTTATATTCGACTTAAAAATTGTATATTAGATGGGGAAGTGATTGCTTTTCAAGATGGGAAGCCTTCCTTTTATGAAGTAATGAAGCGTGATCGTGTTAGAAATGTAGCGAGAGTGAATCGATTGCAGGAAGAAGTTCCGATAACATATATGATTTTTGATATACTTTATGCGGATGACCAATGGCTATTAGACAAGCCGCTACATGAAAGACAGTGTATTCTACAAGAAAGCATTATAGAAAATGAAGTAATTCGTCTTGTAGAAAGTTTTTCGGATACAGATGGTTTATTTAAGGTTTGCGAGGAGCATCACCTCGAAGGAATTGTCTGTAAGGACCTGGAAAGTACATATGTATTAGACGGAAAGGATGCAAGATGGAGAAAGCGGAAAAAGGAACAAGATCTTATCGCTGTTGTAGGTGGAGTTACATTGAAAAATAAGACTGTCCATTCCCTTCATCTTGGCCTTTTTGATAAGGTAGGTAATTTAATATATATAGGAAGTGCAGGTTCTGGAAAATTAACTGCAAAGGACTGGAGAGCAATTACAAAAGCAATTGAAGAAATCGTAATCAAAGACAATCCATTCTTTCATTCAATTGATGTGAAGGATGGTGTATGGTTAAGGCCGGCACTAACTGTGAAAATTTCCTTTCTAGAATGGACGGATGGCAGAACATTAAGACATCCAGTAATAGAATCATTTGTTACTGTCCCTATTGAAGAATGTAAACTGGAATAA
- the dapF gene encoding diaminopimelate epimerase: MNIKITKCHGSGNDFLIIDEISDAYQFSEEERAELAKALCNRTSSLGADGILYVMPSQVADARMRVFNADGSEASMCGNGIRCVARYVCELLQVEEALIETMKANLEVKNEAEIYPNIPTYLVEISPVSFQTKDLPLYVETDTLLNEKIPGLHEDLLFTALAVPNPHLITIVNKDVLDSNVQEILSKYVNGANEYFPDGVNVSFVSILEKGSIYVRTYERGVGFTNACGTAMSASTLVSILNGYNEENRYVDVYNNGGKVRCYVHHQDNQYRIDLIGNATYVFHAVVSIDWDAIESFEVGEKTYYEEEAIQYKKLQDDAKKYVEDHLK, from the coding sequence ATGAATATTAAAATTACAAAATGTCATGGTAGTGGAAATGATTTTTTAATTATAGATGAGATTTCAGATGCTTATCAATTTTCAGAAGAAGAAAGAGCAGAATTAGCTAAAGCACTATGCAACAGAACATCTTCCTTAGGTGCAGATGGAATCCTTTATGTAATGCCAAGTCAAGTAGCTGATGCAAGAATGAGAGTGTTTAACGCAGATGGATCAGAGGCATCTATGTGTGGAAATGGCATTCGTTGTGTTGCTCGTTATGTATGTGAATTGCTTCAAGTGGAAGAGGCTTTGATTGAAACGATGAAAGCTAATTTAGAAGTGAAAAATGAAGCAGAAATTTATCCTAATATTCCTACCTATTTGGTAGAAATATCACCCGTTTCCTTTCAAACTAAAGATCTTCCATTGTATGTAGAAACAGATACACTACTGAATGAGAAAATTCCAGGACTGCATGAAGATTTGCTATTTACTGCTTTAGCAGTACCAAATCCGCATTTAATTACCATTGTGAATAAGGATGTTCTTGATTCTAATGTACAAGAAATATTAAGTAAATATGTGAATGGTGCAAATGAATATTTTCCAGACGGAGTTAATGTTAGCTTTGTTTCGATATTAGAAAAAGGTAGTATTTATGTTCGAACATATGAAAGAGGAGTTGGCTTCACTAATGCATGTGGAACCGCTATGAGTGCATCAACTCTTGTATCCATATTAAATGGTTATAACGAAGAAAATCGCTATGTTGATGTATATAATAATGGTGGAAAAGTTCGTTGTTATGTTCATCATCAAGATAATCAATATCGAATTGATTTAATTGGAAATGCCACTTATGTTTTTCATGCAGTGGTATCTATAGATTGGGATGCAATTGAAAGCTTCGAGGTTGGAGAAAAGACTTATTACGAAGAAGAAGCTATTCAATATAAGAAACTACAAGATGATGCAAAAAAATATGTAGAGGATCATTTAAAGTAA
- a CDS encoding IS110 family transposase yields the protein MNNNRNQRINQVTNSTLILGIDIAKRTHYACAVDDRGRELSKSFSVQQSNQGFQQFYIHLHQLLKKHQKKDLLIGFEPTGHYWMNLAAFLASKGIRYVIVNPLHVKRSKELDDNLQTKNDKKDARVIAKLITNGYFSHIRKLEGIEAELRQGSSIRGSVKKEIAKVKNQIIRWTDRYFPEFHTAFKELGKNACAVLKQTPLPVDLVGREVEELITFYRDKEHLAYPARPKIAKLIKAAEQSIGLKEGVEMARMEIVMLIQKYELYTNQLEIVNQELKEMVENLAEFHYLLSVPGIGEETVIDLLSEVGSLQNYQHPRQLIKLAGLTLRDNSSGEYIGRKSLSKRGRRKLRSLLYRAVLPLIRNNKVFHDLYQYYITRTNNPLKKKEALVILCSKLLKVFHGLSHHKVLFDGERMRKDLSVLQPKLIQGRA from the coding sequence ATGAATAATAATCGTAATCAACGAATAAATCAAGTCACTAATTCTACTCTTATCTTGGGCATTGATATAGCCAAAAGAACTCATTATGCTTGTGCAGTGGATGATAGAGGACGGGAATTAAGTAAATCATTCTCCGTCCAACAGTCTAATCAAGGCTTTCAACAATTTTATATTCACTTACATCAATTGTTGAAAAAACATCAAAAAAAGGATCTTTTGATTGGTTTTGAACCTACTGGTCATTATTGGATGAATCTCGCTGCATTTCTTGCCTCCAAAGGCATTCGTTACGTCATTGTCAATCCCTTACATGTAAAACGATCGAAGGAATTGGATGACAATCTCCAAACTAAGAATGATAAGAAAGATGCGAGAGTTATTGCCAAATTAATCACAAACGGCTATTTTAGTCACATTCGCAAGCTGGAAGGAATAGAAGCAGAACTTAGACAAGGATCTTCTATTCGGGGGAGTGTGAAGAAAGAAATAGCGAAAGTAAAAAACCAGATCATTCGATGGACAGACCGGTATTTCCCTGAATTTCATACTGCTTTTAAAGAGTTAGGAAAGAATGCCTGTGCGGTGTTAAAACAGACGCCTTTACCAGTAGACTTAGTAGGACGGGAAGTAGAAGAGTTGATCACTTTCTACCGAGATAAAGAACATCTTGCCTATCCAGCAAGACCCAAAATAGCCAAGTTAATAAAGGCTGCAGAACAATCCATCGGCTTAAAAGAAGGCGTTGAAATGGCACGAATGGAAATTGTTATGTTGATACAAAAATATGAACTATATACAAATCAGTTAGAAATAGTGAATCAAGAGTTAAAAGAAATGGTGGAAAACCTAGCAGAATTCCACTATCTCTTATCGGTTCCAGGTATTGGGGAAGAGACAGTGATTGATTTACTGTCAGAAGTAGGATCTCTCCAGAACTATCAACATCCACGCCAGCTCATAAAATTAGCGGGATTAACATTACGAGATAATTCTTCTGGAGAGTATATTGGTCGAAAAAGTCTTTCAAAGCGAGGAAGAAGAAAGCTACGATCTCTTCTCTATCGGGCAGTACTACCTTTAATCCGAAACAATAAGGTCTTTCACGATTTATATCAATATTATATTACTAGGACAAATAATCCACTAAAGAAAAAAGAGGCACTTGTTATACTCTGTAGTAAACTATTGAAAGTTTTTCATGGGTTAAGTCACCATAAAGTTTTATTTGATGGAGAACGGATGAGAAAGGATCTTTCCGTACTCCAACCCAAACTTATCCAAGGTAGAGCTTAA
- a CDS encoding EAL and HDOD domain-containing protein, with protein sequence MEVFVARQPLFNRMEEVYGYELLYRQNNINSFPNVNGDQATTDVLINSFFNIGMDKLSDGKPCFINFTENLLELRLPTYFQPRDIVIEILETVIPSQKIIDICLELKQLGYKLALDDFIFDKSNRYSYSLLLLADMIKVDFQQTTMELRTELETLAKKHEIELIAEKLETREDYEQAKNSGYHYFQGYYFSRPLIMTSHDVPIYIHTYFKILELLNDESPNIDRISKLIEQDISLSYKLLKLINTLGYGMKQKVTSIKHAIIYIGLIELQKWIYILTIRENNWKNGISFEVMHNCLIRSKMCESVAKLIPGRLEYGSFFLTGMFSLMDTIMNRERKEILSDLPLDETIVQALSGEKNIQRDVLQLVIAAETADWTSIGHGCKDLNIPEKELFKVYAESISWAKKLLDDDYL encoded by the coding sequence ATGGAAGTTTTTGTGGCGAGACAGCCACTATTTAATCGAATGGAAGAAGTTTATGGATATGAATTACTTTATAGACAGAATAATATCAATTCATTTCCAAATGTGAATGGTGATCAGGCGACTACGGACGTCCTTATTAATAGTTTCTTTAATATTGGAATGGATAAACTGTCAGATGGAAAGCCTTGTTTCATTAATTTTACAGAAAATTTATTAGAATTAAGGCTACCTACATATTTTCAACCAAGGGATATTGTAATAGAAATTCTAGAAACAGTTATCCCTAGTCAAAAAATAATCGATATTTGTTTAGAACTTAAACAATTAGGCTATAAATTAGCCTTAGATGATTTTATTTTTGACAAAAGCAATCGATACTCCTACTCGTTATTACTACTAGCAGATATGATTAAAGTCGATTTCCAGCAAACGACAATGGAGCTACGGACAGAATTGGAAACGTTGGCAAAAAAACATGAAATTGAATTGATTGCTGAAAAACTTGAAACGAGAGAGGATTATGAACAAGCTAAAAACAGTGGCTATCATTATTTTCAAGGCTACTATTTTTCAAGACCGTTGATTATGACTTCTCATGATGTGCCAATTTATATTCATACGTATTTCAAAATATTGGAACTGTTGAATGATGAAAGTCCAAATATTGATCGTATATCAAAATTAATTGAACAGGATATATCCTTGTCCTATAAACTATTAAAATTAATAAATACACTAGGTTATGGGATGAAACAAAAAGTGACTAGTATTAAACATGCCATTATTTATATTGGGCTTATAGAGCTTCAAAAATGGATTTACATCCTAACTATTCGTGAAAATAATTGGAAGAATGGTATCTCTTTTGAAGTTATGCATAATTGTTTAATCCGTTCCAAAATGTGTGAATCGGTAGCAAAGCTAATTCCAGGAAGATTGGAATATGGCAGTTTTTTTTTAACAGGAATGTTTTCTCTTATGGATACTATTATGAATAGAGAGAGGAAAGAGATTCTTTCCGATTTACCATTAGATGAAACGATTGTTCAAGCATTATCAGGAGAGAAAAATATCCAACGAGATGTGCTTCAATTGGTAATTGCTGCGGAAACGGCTGACTGGACAAGTATTGGTCATGGTTGTAAAGACTTAAATATTCCGGAAAAAGAATTATTTAAAGTATATGCAGAATCCATTTCGTGGGCAAAGAAGCTTTTGGATGATGATTATTTATAA